Within the Amycolatopsis sp. 195334CR genome, the region CATGCGGCAGCGGCGGCGTCACAGACATGCGCACACCGTATAGCGCCGGCAGCCGGTTCACCCCGCGTTTCCGGAAGCCCGATCAGGCCGAGACAACCGGGGCGTCCCAAGAGCGGCTCCAGCCGTTCACCGAACGATGGGCAGATGGCCGATTCGCCCGCAGTTGATCTTGATACGGGCTACGCTCCCGGTCAACCATTCAGGATCTTCTCACCAAGGCGGCCAGATGGACTCGAACCCACCCCCCAAGGGGGTCGCAGCCGGTTTCCACGTCAGCACGGCCAGCCTGGACGAAGTTCAGCAGAAGCTGGCCGAGGTGCGCGACCACTTCCAGGGCAAGGTCGACACCCTGAAATCGCTGGAGGGCCAGCTCGGCGATACGTTCTTCGGCGGGAACGAAGGCGAGACGGGCGCCTTCCAGCGAAGCTATCAGGCGTTCGGCCACGAATGGGTCAGGCAGATCAACCGGATCCTGACCCTCGACCAGACTTTCGTGAACCTCATCCACCAGCACAGTGAGGCAGTGCGGAACGCGGCCACCATGTACGCCAAGGCCGACGAGGACGCACGGATGAAAATGCAGTCCATTCTTGACGACGCGGCGCAAATCGGTGTGCGGAGGGAATCATGAGCGACGAATGGCCCCTGGCGCCGGGCACAAAACCGTCATTCGGGTTGCTGGCCGACGTGGACACCAGCGAAATGCCGCACGCCGAGCAGTTCGCCGCCAGCCTGGAGGCACTGGCGAACCGGACCACGGAAGTCTATTCGTCGGTCCCCGGCATCGTGAACATCGAAGGCGAACAGCACGAACTGCACATCCACGGCGAACTCGGTGTCCAGCCGACCGGGTCCTCTTCGATCAGCGTGGCGTACCACGCTCATCTCGAAATGGCGCTCGACGTCGAATACGTCGGCTCGGTGATCGATCACCTCGGCACGACTCCCGAACACTTCATGGCCTTCGCGCAGGTGCTGTCGGGGCAGCACATCGCCATGAGCGACACGGGGTACCTGGGGCCGGATTCCGAAGGTTACGCTCCTCCCATCGATTTCTCCTATTACCACCTCGCGTTCTTCAAGGTTTCGGACGGGGGTACGCCCTCCGGAGACGTGAAAGAAGCCCTTGCCGACCACGCCGCGCTCAACCGGGCGCAGCAGGCGATCGTCATGTCGGATTGGGACAGCACGGCAAAAGAAGCGGCGATGGAGAAGTTCGTCGGACTGATGAACTTCCTCATCTACCTCCGAGGGCCGATGTACGCGGAACTCGGTGCCACGCTCGTCACGTACGCGACTCTGGTCAAAGCGGCCAGGAAGCAACTGGACGGACTCATGGCCCAGGCCGACGCGGCGATGCGGCGGCTGGACGCCCATGACCCCGAACCGGGCAAGGTGCTGGGAACGCTGTTGACCTTGGCGGGCTTCATCCCCGGACTCCCCTACGCGATCGCCTTCGGCATCGGCGTGGCCTCGGCCGTCGTTTCCGCGATCGAATCCAAGGCCAAGGTGGAAAGCTCGGAAAAGATCACCATTCCCGCCGATCGGAGCGCCTCGTGCGTGGACATCCTGAGCTGGTTCCTCGAAAAGGCTCGTGATACCTGCGAAGAGCTGGCTGTCGGCATCCAGAACCTGACGAAACGACTTCCCGAACTGCTCGACGAAGTGGCGGCGGAGATCCCGAAAGAGGCGTACATCCAGCCAGAGCTCAGAACACTGCCCGCCTGACGGTCACCACCGGCGCAGGTCTCGGGCGCCAAGGGCGCCGGACGCCTTCGGTGCGGCCACCCACCCCCGCGCGAGCGGGGGTGACCCGGGGGACACCTCGTCGAGGACCCGGAGGCCTCAGGCTCGGCGAATCACGAAGGATCAGACCGACGCCGGCGATAGGCACGTTGCTGACAGGCCCTCGAGCAGTAGTCCCGTGGCCGTCCCCGCCCTCCCCCGGCCACCGGCTTCCCGCACACCACGCACTTCGCTCCCCCATTTTCGTCACGAATTACCTCACGCCCCGCGCTGTCGACGAGCGCCTGGACACCATCGAGCGTGCGCCGCAGACCGAACTCGAACGGGTCGAGCGGCTCGTCCATGCCGCCGCTCTCCCACAGCCTCGCCAAGGCCGGATAGGCGTCCAGCCGCTCGAACAGGGACTCGCGTTCGCTCCACCAGCGCTCATGGGAGATCCCGGTGCGCCGCTGGAGTTCCGCGGTCTCCCCCGCCTGGCGCGCGACCGACTCGACGA harbors:
- a CDS encoding WXG100 family type VII secretion target, encoding MDSNPPPKGVAAGFHVSTASLDEVQQKLAEVRDHFQGKVDTLKSLEGQLGDTFFGGNEGETGAFQRSYQAFGHEWVRQINRILTLDQTFVNLIHQHSEAVRNAATMYAKADEDARMKMQSILDDAAQIGVRRES